CTCAAACCCGCTCCGTAAGAATTCTCTTTTGTCTTGTCCGTATCTGTCCACTTAGTGTGGTACGCATTATTATTCCAGGCATAAAAACGATAATTACCGTCTAGATTGAAAAGCTTTGGCTTAAAATTGATTTCTCCCATATTAAATAAATTATCGCCTAACTTTTCCCAATCACTATTTGCGTCAAGAACCTCATAACCCAACTCCACCCAATCTTTGGGCATATAAGCAACACGGATAGCCGCTGAATTACCAGGAAATTCTACAACTGGATTATTTACAAACATACCACTTAAGAATTGTGCTGTCTCATCATTAGCTGCCTGGTTATTATCAAAATATGCCGTAGGATCTAATTTCCCAACTGTTAAGGCAAGCTTACCATTTAAAAGCATCTGCTCATACCAGGCTTCAGTTAAATGCGCGTCCTCATTGTTATCTGGATCATTGTTTACATTGGAATATAATGTTAAGTCATCGTTCAGGCCATCACCTTTACCCGCCTCAAGATGCACAAAGGCCCTGGAATTAGCGTCCTGGAATTCCTTGATCAAAATTATATCTGTTGAATACGAAGCATCTGTGCGGTCAGACTTCTTCTCTACGCCCGAAGTAGCGTTATTCACGTTGCTGGTTCCTTGAGCGATCGCGGTAATGCCAACGCTTATATCCAAACCTTTGGCAAGCTCTACCGGAGAGATTTCTTTGCGGGTTATTTTCTCATCAAGCTGTGATAATCTTAACTCATAATCGCTTATTTTAGCCTGCTGGGCAGATGATTCATTCTTCTGACTTGCGATATATGCATCCTGCTGGGAGAGTTTTTGCTCTAAAATTTCAATGCGTTTCTGCAATTGCCTAACCACATCTTCAATTGGTGTTTGATCTGCAAAAATTTGTGAAACGGATAAAAATAAGAAACATAACCCCAAGCACATCCTTAGTAACATAAAACTCCTCCTTTTTATTATATATGTTATTCCTATATGCCTTTTCCGGTAGTAGACATACTTAAAGAGGCGTGCCGTACCCCTTTTACAGACTTTAAAACATCAGCTAATTCTTGGGCCTTAGAAGAAGCGCCTTTGACAATGATCACTTCAAGACAATTATGATGATCCAAATGCACATGTTGGGTAGAAATAATAAAATCTCCGAAATCATGTTGTATATCCATAAGCTTATTTACAAGCTGCCTTTCATGGTGGTCATAGATAATAGTAACTGCACCGGCTACTTCTTTTCCTTCCTGCCATTGTTTCTTTACTAAATCTTCCCTGATAAGATCCCGAATAGCTTCGGAACGATTGGTATATTTCTTGTTCTTGATGTGACGGTCAAATTTCTCAAGCAGGTTATCTTCCAGAGAAATGCCGAATCTGACTAAACCGGACATATGGCAGGCCTTTCTTATCTAGTGTTACTTTTTTATAGATTGTAACACCAGTATTAAGATTGTCAAGGCCTTTAAATTTTATTCGTAACGCAGCGCTTCGATAGGATTAAGCTGTGACGCCTGGCGTGCTGGCCATAGGCCAAAAACTATGCCTACAGCAAGAGAAAAAACCGTGGAGAGAATAATTGAAAATAAAGATACTTTTACTGCCCATCCGGCAAACATTGTTATCAACACAGAAATACCGCTTCCCAATAATACCCCTGCCAAGCCCCCAATAAAAGACATCAAAACCGCCTCGATCAAAAACTGGGTCATAATATCTTTATTATTAGCTCCAATAGCCTTACGCAGCCCTATCTCCCGAGTGCGCTCGGTCACTGAAACAAGCATTATATTCATTATGCCAATGCCTCCCACCAAAAGCGAGATTGCAGCAATTGAACCTAAAAGTAGCGACATAGTTTGTGTAGTAGCAGTCAAGGCATTCTTAATATCAGCCATATTCCTAATTTGAAATGAATCTTCCTGGGTTTTAGTTATTAAGCGATGCTGTTTTATGATAAGCTTGCTTATGGCTTCTTGCGCCTGATCAATAAGATTAGCGTCTTTTGCCTGAACATATATAGAATCAACATACTCTTTTCCCATGACCCTGTACATTGCGGTAGTTATAGGAATAATCACCGTGTCATCCTGATCGCGCGGGCCGCTTGAGCCCTTGACCGGAAGTATGCCGATTACCTTGAAATTTATCAGGTTTATTTTTATTGTTTCGCCTATCGGGTTAGTCTCGCCAAAAAGTTCCCTTACTACAGTTGCTCCCAGCAAGACAACTTTACTTCGGGAACGGACTTCCTCCGGGTTAAAAAACCTTCCAATTTCCGGCACAGCAGCGCGCAATTGCGCGTAATCCACATCCACGCCCTCAACCTGCGTATTCCAATTCTGATTCGTATAGACTATTTGCGCCCGGGATGTTACCGAGGGGCTGGCGCTTTTAACATAATCGGTTAAACCCTTAATATCCTTTACATCTTCAAGCGTAAAACGCGTCACTGTCCCGGATTCTAATGAGACTCCCATCATCCTTTGCGCTGCTGGCCTGATCATAAGAAGATTAGACCCTAAAGACGATAACTGTTTTTCTATGGATTCTTTAGCGCCTTGGCCCACGGCAAGCATGGCGATAACCGCGGCTACCCCGATAAGAATGCCTAAGATAGACAAGAACGCGCGCATCTTATGCGAAAGCATAGCAAAAATTGCCTGGCGCAGATAATCCAAAAACTCCATGCCCTTTACAGAAGAAACCTTATGTTCTAAAAGGGCTTCTTTAACCAGCCCGCTTGAATACCCTATGGCTTTATTGGATTGATTAGAAATATTTTTATCGGAAATGACCTTTCCATCACGCATAGTAATAATGCGCTTGGCACAGGAAGCTACTTCATTCTCGTGAGTAACAATAACAACGGTTTTACCTTTCTGGTTTAAATTCTTTAAAATATCCAGGATTTCGGCTTTACTTTTAGAATCAAGATTTCCTGTTGGTTCATCCGCTAATATTATCAACGGTTGATTGACCAATGCCCTTGCTATAGCTACTCGCTGCTGCTGGCCTCCGGAAAGCTCATTTGGCTTATGGAACATCCTTTCTTTTAAGCCAACGGCCTCAATCTCCTTTTGCGCCAGTTCTTTTATGTGCCTTTTCCCGCAATACACTAACGGCAATTCTGCGTTCTCCAAAGCGCTCATGCGCGCCAAAAGATGAAACTGCTGAAAAATAAAACCCACCAGCTTATTCCTGATCTTAGCCTGCCTTTCTTGCGGCAAGCCGCTTAATTCCTGGCCCTCTAAAAGATAAGAGCCTGAATCCGGGCTGTCTAAAAGCCCCAGAATATGCATAAGGGTAGATTTTCCCGAACCCGAAGCGCCCATAATCGCCACGAATTCCCCCTCGGCAATCTCAAGAGAGACGCCGTCCAGGGCTTTTACCTTTATCTTGCCCATCTGATAAGTTTTATAAATATTCTTTAATTCTATCATTTCGCGCTTTGAGTAGCCCTGTTCTGCCTATTTCGAAACGGCATAAAAGGATTGGTCCCTGAATTATCTTTGGGAAGGGAATATTTCACAGATTGAACCAAAACCGTGTCTGCGGCGGATATTCCGGAAACAACTTCATAGTTCTTATCATCTGATAAGCCCAGTTTGATTTCCCTTTTCTCCGGCTGGGAATCGGCGGTTTTAACAAAAACATAGGCTTTATCGCCTTTCTTAAACACCGCGTCCTGCTCAATAATCAAGGCATTATCTTTTTGCGCGATAATAAAATCAATAGAAGCGTTCATTCCGGAACGAAAAGAATCAGGGATATTTTCAGGCACCAAATCAACCTTATAGATTGTAACGTTGTTTTCTGTGGTGGATTCATAATATATGTGGTTAACAAAAGCCTTCACCTTGATATCCGGATAGGCGTCCAATGTGATGACTGCCTTCTGCCCCAATTTAAGCTTACCGATGTCGGTTTCATCGGCTTGCGCGCGCACGATCAACTGGTCGGATAAAACCACAACCGCGTCACTTGTAGTCACAGTCTGCCCGGGCTGGGTGGTCTGCACGATTACTTCCCCGTCAATAGGCGAGACAAGCGGGATTGCCTTATAAACTTCCTGCCAATATTTTAATTTTTCTTCGCCCTGCCCGCGCGCCACATCCAAAAGCGCGGCCCTCTCGGTTGAGCTCATCCAGCCCAAGGTTTGCCCTGTCTTTACCTGCTCTCCCTCCTTAACTAAAATCTGCTCTACCCTGCCGTTTACCGGAGGTTTTACTTCTAACCTGTTTCTGGGAAGCACTGTGCCTGTAGTAGACACAGTATTCTGGATATCCCCGATAAAAGGCCGGATTTCTTTGCCCGCTTCCTGCTGTTTATCGCCGCGGCTTACCTTAAATAGATATACCGCAAGTACTGCCGCCAGAATAAGAATACCGGATATTAATTTTGTTTTATTGCGCATATTCTAATGTTTCTCCTTTCGCGTTTACCCAACTGGCCTGACTGGATAAAGCATCTGCCTGCGCCTGTAAATAAGATTTCTTGGCGCTTACCAAATCATTCTGGATAATGATCCAATCGTTAAAACCAATAAAACCTGTGGAATATTGCGCCTCGGCGATTTTTGAACGCTCTAAAGAAGCGTTTAACAATTTCAGCTTAACATTTACCGTATCCAAAGCATCCAATAAATTAACCCATGCCTGTTGCAAATTCACAAAAGCCTGGTCGCTAACGCTTCTTTGATTTGCCTGCGCCTGGTTGTATAATGCCTTAGCTTGAGCAACTTGCGCAGACCTTAGGCCACCTTCAAAAATAGGCAAATCTATTCCCAGGCCCAACTCCCAGACCTTATCCTTTGCCGGTAGATGCTCGCCTGAACGATTAGCGCCCGCGGTTGCGGAAACCTGCGGATAAAATTGCGAATAAGTAGACCTTAAATTAAACGATGCCGCGTTTACCTGGCTTTGCGCCTCTAACACCGAAGGATGTTTTTTAAGGATGCCCTGAAAATCAGGCGGCGTATCGGTATTTTCTGTAACAGAAAAATCCCCTGTTACTTTAAACGGTTTAAATTCAGCTCTGCCCATCTGCCGGCTTAGATTTATTTGCGCGAATTGCATATCCCTTTTAGCGCTTGCTAAATCCGCCTGCGCCTGCATAAGGTTAGCCTCGGCAGTCAATAACGCGCCCCTATGTTCCAAGCCAGAATAATAACGCAAGGTAATTAATTCCAGGTTATCCCTTCTTATCTTCAGGATTTCTTCTATTACCGTGACTAATTCTTGCGCTTTTAATAAGCCCACAAAGCCGCTACGTAAACCTAGCCTGACGCTTGAAGAAGCAAAACGGTAATTTTCCCTGGCAGATTTAATATTTTCCGCGGCTTCCTTCAGGTTATCAACAGTTTTAAAACCATCAAAAACTAACTGCGTGGCGCTTAAGCCGTAGGAATATGAATCTTTGGTGGCTTTAGTAGTTAAACCAGAGCTATTTGTAGTCTTAGTCCTTGCGGTAGAAGCATTAAAGCTTGCGTCAACTTGGGGATAAAGTCCGCTTGCGGAGATGCCCTTAGCAGCTTCTTTCTGATTCACGCCTTCAAAAGCGTAAATTAATTCCGGGTTATTCTTTTTGGCCTCGCGGATACAATCCTGCCAGCTAAGCGAATCTTGGGCAAAAAGACTGGGAATAAAAATACTAAACAATATAATCAAACAAAAATATATTCTTAAGCTCATGGCTTCATTCTTTAAGATTAACCGCGCTTGTTGAATAAAGTTATATGCGCCTTCCTCTAATGCAATGGTACAGATAAATTCTCAGAATGGACCGGACGTTTCAAAAGAAAAACCAATGGTAAAACACAAAGCATGGCTATCGCCCCTACATAAAAAGCGTCATTAAAAGAAAACAAGTTGGCCTGCCGCAGCAACTGCTGATGGATTAATCCATTTGCCGCGTGAGAAGAATACGCGCCGTTCTGCGCTAAAATCGAACCCGCCTTATCCAAGGCTATCTGGTAACGCTGGTCAAACACATTCAGTTTCTCAGAAAGAATAAACTGATGAAACTGTGACCTGCGGGCAAGGATTGTGGTCATAAAGGCAATCCCGAAACTTCCCGCAATATTCCTCAAGAGATTAAAAATGCTTGTAGCGTTACCCATCTCTTCTTTATTTATAGTGGTAAAAGCCATGGTCGTCAACGGGATAAAGATCATGCCCATGCCTACGCCCATGACAATCCTTGACCAAAGTATAATATTATAATCAACATAAAGATTAAAGTTTGACATAACAACCATGGAATACGATAAAACAATAACCCCCGTAAAAAGGATAAATTTCGGGTTTATCCTAGTTACCAACCTGCCAACCATAGGCATCATCAAAAGAGTCGCCAGGCCGCCAGGGGCGATAACAAACCCGGCAAGAAACGCGTTATACCCTAATAGCTGTTGGACAAAAAGCGGCAAAATAACAATACTTCCGAAAAGCCCGAAAAAAGCGACAAATTGAATAGCATTGGCGCTGGCGAAAGAGATATTTTTTAACTGCCGGATATTTAACACTGGCGATTTAACCCGCAGCTCAATGATAATGAATAAAATAAACGAAATTACACTTACTACCGATAAGCGGGTTATAAAAGCAGAGGCAAACCAATCTTCACGCTGCCCCTTATCCAATATAACCTGAAGGCTTCCTACCGCTAAAACAATAAACGCCAGGCCCCAATAATCGATCTTTTCTTTTATCCTGGTTAAATACGGAGGGTCTTTTATAAAGATAGACACCATTATTATAGAAAGTACTCCTATCGGAATATTTATGTAGAAAATCCAATTCCATGACCAATTATCCGTGATCCATCCGCCTAAAAGCGGGCCGATGATCGGCCCGAATAAAACCCCCACGCCAAATATAGCCATTGCCATACCGTATTGCGCCGGAGGAAATGTTTCAAACAGTATCGCCTGCGAAATAGGCTGCAAGCCCCCGCCTCCTATTCCCTGCAGGACCCTGAAGAAAATAAGCATAGACAAGCTTTTAGCGCTTCCACACATAAAAGAACTTACGGTAAACAATGTTATTGAAAACAAAACATAATTCCTCCTGCCAAAAACACGGCTTAGCCAACCGGTAAGAGGGATAACTATGGCGTTAGCTACAAGATACGCGGTAATCGCCCAGGTAGCTTCATCTACCCCTGCGGATAAACTGCCGCGGATATGATCAAGCGACACATTAACTACCGAAGTATCTATTACCTCAATAAGAGTGGGGAATATGACTGTTAAGGCAATGATCCATTTGTTTACTTTATTCATCTTTGGCGATAATACTCGATGTACAGGACATGCCTATGCGCAATATATGTCCGGCGTCGGATGTTTTATCAAAAACTATCTTTACTGGTATTCTCTGCACGACTTTAACATAATTGCCTAACGCGTTCTCCGGAGGAAAAAGCGAAAATGCAGCCCCTGTCCCGGGCATAATACTATCCACTTTTCCGGTAAAAACTTTTCCCGGATAAGTATCCACTTTTATTTTTACCTTCTGCCCTGGCTTAACATTTTTAAGCTGGGTTTCTTTGTAATTGGCAACCACCCATATATCATCAAGCGCAACCACCGCCATCAAAGGCTGGCCTGCCTGTATCTGATTGCCGGTTTCAACGGCTTTATTGGCAATATATCCTTGGCTGGGAGAGTATATTTTAGTATACCCTAAATTCACCTGCGCTGTTTTAAAAGCTGTCTGTTTCTGTTTCACAAGCGCCTCTTCAAGAAGCTTATTATCTTGTGCGGCCTTAAACTGCTCTATGGCCAATTTATATGCGGTAACGGATTTTTCATATTTTTCTTTAGGTAAAACTTTTTCCTTAAAAAGGCTGTCCGCTCTTTGCTTATCTTTTGCCGCCTGCAGAAGAGATATCCGGGCGGACCTTATGCGCGAAAGGGAATCGCTTAATCTTGCCGCTTCAGCTTCAAAGGCTGCCATGGCAGAGTTTACCTGCAGCTTATAATCTACAGGGTCAATATCCAAAAGCGCCTGATCTTTCTTAACGGCCTGGTTATCATTTGCATATACGAAAGCTACCGTTCCGGGAACTTTAGAGGCTATGCTATGGACCCTGCCGGCAATATAAGAATCATCTGTATCAACAAAATTAAGGTTTGATATTAAATAAAACGCCAAACTTACAGCGCCTAATAACGCCAGCACGATCAATAAAATAATAATTTTCCCCTTCTTCGTATTTTGTATGCTCATTTTATTATTTCTCCATTCTCTCGTAAACTAATGATAAATCTATCCCCATGGAATACAGATATTTCGCGTATCCCCGTTTAAGCTGGTAATCACTATTATAATAATTTGCCTGAGCGGTAGTTTCCTGAGTTATTGCCTCAAGCACCTCCGTGGGATTAGCGCTTCCGGCTTCATATTTCGCGCGGTAAAAACGCACATTCTCTTCTGCCTGTGCCAGCGCGTCTTTGGCAACTAACATTGTCTCTCTGGCATTCTCAAGGCCATAATAACTTTCTTCGATCTCAAAGCGGATATCTTCAAGCAGTTTTTCCTTTTGCTGGCCCAGTTGCTGCCTGTGTAAACGCTCTTTTAAAAGTTGGGCTCTTGCCAAACCGCCATCATAGAGGTCCATCTTCGCCCCCAGCACAGTTGAGAAATTATCCTGATGCGCCTGATATTGGTTTTGTTGGTATGCATACCCGGCCTGAGCAAAAATAACCGGCAGGTTTCCCGCAGCCTTAGATCTTTCGGCTGATATTGAAGCCTGCATTTGCTGATTGTAGAATATTACTTCCGGCCTATTTGTTTTTGCCATATCCCAAGCCCTGTCCATTTCAGGGAAACTAACCGGATAGCCTGGAATATCCCGTACAATAATAGCCTGCCTTAAAGGAAAAGATAAAATATTATTCAGCCTTGCCACGGCCAACTGCCTGGAATTACGCGAACTAATCAGTTTCTGCTTTACGTCAGCTAATCGCACTTTGGCAGGAAGCACATCGTTTTCAACCACTACCCCCTGCTGGTAAAGATGCTCTATATCATTAAGGTAAGAGACCAGGCTTTTAACTTCATCTTCAAATACCGCGATCATTTTCTCCGCCTCTAAAAGGTCAAAATATGAAGCAATAAACTCCAAGACCGCTACTCTTTTGACGCTTTCGGTGCGGGCTTCCTGGGCCTTGGTTTTCTCCCGCGAGGCCATATAACTTGAGAGGTTCTTCCCAAAATCAAACAAAGTCTGATAAACATTAAAACCGTAAGAGTATGAATCCTTTTGGGCAGTATTGACTATCTGGGAATTTAATCTTGACGCCGGCTGAAATCTTAAGAATGAGCGCGAGGCATCAAGGCTTACCTGCGGGAGAAGCACCGAGCGGCTCAAAAGCGAATCTTCATACGAGATCTCATTATCCAAAAGGGATATTTTTATTAAGCGGTTATCCGAGAGGACGATTTTTATGCCTTCTGACAGAGTAATAACCTTCTCTTTGGGCTGTTGAGGACCAGCCCAAACAGAACCGAACCAACAGGCGCAAAATGTTGCGAAAATAACCGCTTTAAGCAGGTCATCAACTTTAACATCAAAAACTTTGGCGATTTTAACCAATGTTTTTATCGTGGGATTAGGATTTGCCCCTGACTCCACTTTAACAATAGTATTAAGCGATAAATCCGACAACTTAGAAAGCCTGTCCTGTGAAATACCTGTTCTAGACCTTAGTTTCCTGATATTTGCGCTTATCATATAATAATATATTGCTTTTCTTATATTACTTTTCCCATAATACTACTATTATAATATAATAAACGGCAAATAGTCAAGTAAAAAATACCTATATTATTCTTTGGAATTAACGGCGAGTCTTAGAACTTCTTGCGGAAATGGCGGTAGTTACTGGTGCTGCGTTGCTTATTGCGAAAGAAATTCTTTTGTTGATGCTTTTGCTGATGCTTTTGTTTTTGCGCTGCCCCGGAAACGGCTTGGTCAAACTCTTCCTGCGGAACTTCCGGATGTTTGGCGATCGGCAAAGAGGAGCGGATAATCTTCTCAATATCGCGCACATCACGGGACTGATCAGGGGTGGCAAATGAAATAGCGTGCCCCTTATGCCCGGCTCTGGCGGTGCGCCCAATGCGGTGCACGTAATTTTCCGCGTCATCCGGCAGGTCGTAATTGATTACAAGCTGAATCCCCTTTACATCCAGCCCGCGCGAAGCGATATCAGTAGCAACCAACACCTTGAATCTGCCGGATTTGAAACCATCAAGGGCGTCTTTACGCTGGCTTAAAGAACGGTTAGAATGGATCTCTGCCGCGCTATAACCCATATCCCGTATAGAATTTGTGATCTTCCTGGCATTGTGTTTAGTGCGGGAGAATAAAATCACCGGGCCGTGATACTGCGCTAAGATTTTACCTAAAAGGCGGTTCTTTGCCTCTTTTCTTACAATAAAAAGCTCTTGCGTCACGTTTTCAGCGGTAGTCCCCGAAGGAGCGACCTCCGCGGAAACCGGAAGCTTCATGTATTTAGCCGCCAAAGCCATAATTTCTTTAGGGATAGTCGCGGAAAAAAGCATAGTCTGCCTATCCTTGGGCACAAAACGTAAGATTTTCTCTATCTGCGGAGCAAAACCCATATCAAGCATGCGGTCAGCTTCATCAAAAACAAGCATTTTTAAATCATCCAATACCACATTCCAATGCGACATGTGGTCAATCAACCTGCCGGGAGTAGCAATTACAATCCGGGGATTCTTGCGCAAGGCCTGAACTTGCCTGTCCATAGGAGCCCCTCCGATAAGGCAGGCAGTATTTATAGAAAAGGCCTGCGCCAAAGGATGGAAATTTTCGCTAATCTGCATGGCAAGTTCTCTTGTGGGAGCAAGCACTAAACCCATGGCATCGGTTTTTTGCGCCAGCAGCTGGCACATGGGCACAGCGAATGAATGCGTTTTACCAGTCCCTGTCTGGGCAATACCAATGACATCTTTACCTTCAAGAGCCAAAGGAATTACTTTCTCCTGAATGGGAGTAGGCACCTTAAATTTAAGGCGCTCTAAGATATCAAGGATTTTAGGCGCAATACCTAAACCATAAAAACCTTGCTGCTGGGATGGCGCTATTTGTCTATGCGGCATAATATTTTTGCAACCTTTCTTTGATCTATTAAAGGGCTTCCTGCGCTTGGCTGACTAACTGATCAATTAATTCTTTGACCGAAACAATCTTGTCAATACGATAGGCATTCGTCCCGCACATGGCAAACCCATGCTCTAAATCTCCTCTATAGGCATTTACTAAAGCCTTGGCAATGCAATAATTTACTTTCCGTGGGTCACAGGTAATCAAACATTTATAAAAACACTGAAAATCTATCTTTTCTCCGCTTTCTATGCGCTCTACAAATTTATTGCGGATGACCCTGCCCGGCATGCCTACTGGGCTGTTGATAACCACAATATCCTCTTTCTTAGAGCTAAGATAGAGCTTTTTATATTCTAGCGAAGCATCACATTCATTGGTACAGACAAAACGCGTAGCCATCTGTACAGCGCTGGCGCCGATTTTAAGCATTTTGGCGATATCCGCTCCGGTATAGATGCCGCCTGCGGCAACAACCGGGATACGCGGCGTGTATTTGCCGGCTACTTCTAAAACATCTTTGAGTATATTCTCAAGTGAAAAATGCTCTGGATCTTTCAGCTCTTCCCTGCTATAACCTAAATGCCCGCCTGCCAAGGGGCCTTCAACAACAATAGCATCAGGAAGCCGCGCGTAGCGCCTCTTCCAAGTGCTACAAATAATATTGGCTGCCCTTCCAGAAGAAACAATAGGGAAAAGTTTTGTCCTTTTATTCTTGATTAAAGCCGGCAACCCTAAAGGCAGCCCTGCTCCAGAAATAATCACATCTATGCCTTCGTCCTGCGCGGCAGAAACCAAATTATCATAATTAGTCAACGCGCACATGACATTTACCCCGATAGGATTTGAAGTTAAACTCCGAGCTTGACGGATAGTATCTATAAATGATTGCGTGGAACGCTGGGCATAATTTAAACCGTTGTCGTTATCTTCTTCGCCTAAACCCACGGCGGCAATAACCCCCAAAGCACCCTGGTTAGAGACCGCGGAAGCCAAAGATGACGCGGACACCCTTACTCCCATTCCGCCCTGAATAATCGGCAATTTAATTTTTAGATCTCCGATAATAAGACTTTCTAACTTGCCGCTCATTCTTTTATACCTCTTTCTTATCTGCTGTGGCCTCTTGCAAAAAAAATAGCCCGGCCTCTTGTTCATCGATGCCGGGCTATTATCCTTTGTTTTTTAGGTTTATAATTTCACTACTTTCG
The Candidatus Omnitrophota bacterium genome window above contains:
- a CDS encoding carbohydrate porin; amino-acid sequence: MLLRMCLGLCFLFLSVSQIFADQTPIEDVVRQLQKRIEILEQKLSQQDAYIASQKNESSAQQAKISDYELRLSQLDEKITRKEISPVELAKGLDISVGITAIAQGTSNVNNATSGVEKKSDRTDASYSTDIILIKEFQDANSRAFVHLEAGKGDGLNDDLTLYSNVNNDPDNNEDAHLTEAWYEQMLLNGKLALTVGKLDPTAYFDNNQAANDETAQFLSGMFVNNPVVEFPGNSAAIRVAYMPKDWVELGYEVLDANSDWEKLGDNLFNMGEINFKPKLFNLDGNYRFYAWNNNAYHTKWTDTDKTKENSYGAGLSFDQRLNDMATVFTRYGWQYPKVYNPDTLATGNINYSLGQSWSAGLQLEGKPWGRDNDVLGIAVGQIFPSVKYKKRNNYLAKPEGHFETYYKIFLNKYLSVSPDLQYIWNPFGKDVSGDTAGIFIGGVRAQVDF
- the nikR gene encoding nickel-responsive transcriptional regulator NikR, with protein sequence MSGLVRFGISLEDNLLEKFDRHIKNKKYTNRSEAIRDLIREDLVKKQWQEGKEVAGAVTIIYDHHERQLVNKLMDIQHDFGDFIISTQHVHLDHHNCLEVIIVKGASSKAQELADVLKSVKGVRHASLSMSTTGKGI
- a CDS encoding ABC transporter permease, giving the protein MIELKNIYKTYQMGKIKVKALDGVSLEIAEGEFVAIMGASGSGKSTLMHILGLLDSPDSGSYLLEGQELSGLPQERQAKIRNKLVGFIFQQFHLLARMSALENAELPLVYCGKRHIKELAQKEIEAVGLKERMFHKPNELSGGQQQRVAIARALVNQPLIILADEPTGNLDSKSKAEILDILKNLNQKGKTVVIVTHENEVASCAKRIITMRDGKVISDKNISNQSNKAIGYSSGLVKEALLEHKVSSVKGMEFLDYLRQAIFAMLSHKMRAFLSILGILIGVAAVIAMLAVGQGAKESIEKQLSSLGSNLLMIRPAAQRMMGVSLESGTVTRFTLEDVKDIKGLTDYVKSASPSVTSRAQIVYTNQNWNTQVEGVDVDYAQLRAAVPEIGRFFNPEEVRSRSKVVLLGATVVRELFGETNPIGETIKINLINFKVIGILPVKGSSGPRDQDDTVIIPITTAMYRVMGKEYVDSIYVQAKDANLIDQAQEAISKLIIKQHRLITKTQEDSFQIRNMADIKNALTATTQTMSLLLGSIAAISLLVGGIGIMNIMLVSVTERTREIGLRKAIGANNKDIMTQFLIEAVLMSFIGGLAGVLLGSGISVLITMFAGWAVKVSLFSIILSTVFSLAVGIVFGLWPARQASQLNPIEALRYE
- a CDS encoding efflux RND transporter periplasmic adaptor subunit, yielding MRNKTKLISGILILAAVLAVYLFKVSRGDKQQEAGKEIRPFIGDIQNTVSTTGTVLPRNRLEVKPPVNGRVEQILVKEGEQVKTGQTLGWMSSTERAALLDVARGQGEEKLKYWQEVYKAIPLVSPIDGEVIVQTTQPGQTVTTSDAVVVLSDQLIVRAQADETDIGKLKLGQKAVITLDAYPDIKVKAFVNHIYYESTTENNVTIYKVDLVPENIPDSFRSGMNASIDFIIAQKDNALIIEQDAVFKKGDKAYVFVKTADSQPEKREIKLGLSDDKNYEVVSGISAADTVLVQSVKYSLPKDNSGTNPFMPFRNRQNRATQSAK
- a CDS encoding TolC family protein, whose protein sequence is MSLRIYFCLIILFSIFIPSLFAQDSLSWQDCIREAKKNNPELIYAFEGVNQKEAAKGISASGLYPQVDASFNASTARTKTTNSSGLTTKATKDSYSYGLSATQLVFDGFKTVDNLKEAAENIKSARENYRFASSSVRLGLRSGFVGLLKAQELVTVIEEILKIRRDNLELITLRYYSGLEHRGALLTAEANLMQAQADLASAKRDMQFAQINLSRQMGRAEFKPFKVTGDFSVTENTDTPPDFQGILKKHPSVLEAQSQVNAASFNLRSTYSQFYPQVSATAGANRSGEHLPAKDKVWELGLGIDLPIFEGGLRSAQVAQAKALYNQAQANQRSVSDQAFVNLQQAWVNLLDALDTVNVKLKLLNASLERSKIAEAQYSTGFIGFNDWIIIQNDLVSAKKSYLQAQADALSSQASWVNAKGETLEYAQ
- a CDS encoding DHA2 family efflux MFS transporter permease subunit, whose translation is MNKVNKWIIALTVIFPTLIEVIDTSVVNVSLDHIRGSLSAGVDEATWAITAYLVANAIVIPLTGWLSRVFGRRNYVLFSITLFTVSSFMCGSAKSLSMLIFFRVLQGIGGGGLQPISQAILFETFPPAQYGMAMAIFGVGVLFGPIIGPLLGGWITDNWSWNWIFYINIPIGVLSIIMVSIFIKDPPYLTRIKEKIDYWGLAFIVLAVGSLQVILDKGQREDWFASAFITRLSVVSVISFILFIIIELRVKSPVLNIRQLKNISFASANAIQFVAFFGLFGSIVILPLFVQQLLGYNAFLAGFVIAPGGLATLLMMPMVGRLVTRINPKFILFTGVIVLSYSMVVMSNFNLYVDYNIILWSRIVMGVGMGMIFIPLTTMAFTTINKEEMGNATSIFNLLRNIAGSFGIAFMTTILARRSQFHQFILSEKLNVFDQRYQIALDKAGSILAQNGAYSSHAANGLIHQQLLRQANLFSFNDAFYVGAIAMLCVLPLVFLLKRPVHSENLSVPLH
- a CDS encoding HlyD family secretion protein — its product is MSIQNTKKGKIIILLIVLALLGAVSLAFYLISNLNFVDTDDSYIAGRVHSIASKVPGTVAFVYANDNQAVKKDQALLDIDPVDYKLQVNSAMAAFEAEAARLSDSLSRIRSARISLLQAAKDKQRADSLFKEKVLPKEKYEKSVTAYKLAIEQFKAAQDNKLLEEALVKQKQTAFKTAQVNLGYTKIYSPSQGYIANKAVETGNQIQAGQPLMAVVALDDIWVVANYKETQLKNVKPGQKVKIKVDTYPGKVFTGKVDSIMPGTGAAFSLFPPENALGNYVKVVQRIPVKIVFDKTSDAGHILRIGMSCTSSIIAKDE